A genome region from Perca fluviatilis chromosome 20, GENO_Pfluv_1.0, whole genome shotgun sequence includes the following:
- the erg28 gene encoding ergosterol biosynthetic protein 28 homolog, with protein MSRFLNVLRSWLVMVSVIAIGNTVQSFKDHSFLSEKLYTGTPEFVNGLQARTFGIWTLLSSIIRCSCAIDIQNRTLYHITLWTFVLALGHFLSEAFIYKTAPLTIGVMAPLIVATFSIIGMLIGFQCIPEPQEEVGARQKKRN; from the exons atgagTCGCTTTCTGAACGTCCTGCGCAGCTGGTTGGTGATGGTGTCCGTCATCGCGATTGGAAACACCGTGCAGAGTTTCAAAGACCACAGTTTTTTGTCAGAGAAGCTCTACACAGGCACACCAGAGTTTG TGAATGGTCTCCAAGCACGAACATTTGGCATTTGGACGTTGCTGTCGTCTATCATTCGCTGTTCTTGTGCCATTGATATCCAGAACAGAAC GCTGTATCACATCACCCTATGGACATTTGTGCTGGCGTTGGGTCACTTCTTGTCTGAAGCCTTCATCTACAAAACTGCTCCTCTGACTATCGGAGTCATGGCACCTCTCATTGTGGCAA CTTTCTCCATCATAGGAATGCTGATTGGATTCCAGTGTATCCCAGAGCCACAAGAGGAAGTCGGAGCACGACAGAAGAAACGTAACTGA